GCAGacatcgtaaaaattttctcagGAACCAGAACAGTTGCATTAAAGCATGAGATGGACCCCCAGCTACTCTTCTCTCCAAAATACTTGTTTAGCTAtgagaaattcttcttttttcacatGCCAAATAAATAGGGGTGAACCTGTATTCAGATAATGCTATAGCAAGCGGAATACATACTACATACTTGGGAGAGTTATACTCTTAGAAGGGTCGATGGACCAAGATACTATTtgaattaacataataaaaaatatttaaatagttgttttatattaaatttttaatttaatttcttattttttgtttttggaaattttttaaaaaatttattttttaagaaatcttttttttttaataaaatgacgctttataatacaaatgacattttataatttaataatttatatttatgatttttatcaaaatctaaatatattaaacgtgatatttcaataaatatacatatatatatttttttttatatttaaagttttaaataatggcGGTTTAAAAGATGATATCGTTAACCTCAACGAAAGTTAACTCTAATTTAGTATAGAATTGATGACATCAGAACTCAGgcattatgtatatatctaatacTTAGTAACTTCCATGGAGTAGgcaaatagaaattttgaagTGAATTGAACATGGTATTTATATTGATGTAGTTCGTTATGAAATGTGAATGAATGTACGCGcatgtgataaataaaaaagaatttatttcttatttttttatatttttttttgttattacgatgaatcaatataatacaatatctatataaaaatttattagaagatggaattcattaattttaaaatatatacgatagTGATTATAAGCCTCTATTGTTTGGGCGTTGTCGGACAATATGAATGGCAAGCTAGAGATGCTTTTGATGAAATCCGTTTAAAAATGGATAAGATTAATGAAGAGAATTGTCCTATTCAACATATCGGAGACCTCTATCTACCGGAAGATACAGTCTCTCATTTACCTgacattaaagatattaatatcaatcctGTATTTCCAAATCGAACTGCTTTACTTCATCTTCATAATATGGCTCTTAGTAGATCATTTTTTTGgagttatattttacaatctcGATTCATACGTCCTGCTATCAATGATACTTATGATCCAGGCatgatgtattattttttatcaacagTTGCTGATGTTTCTGCAAATTCACATATAAATGCTTCcgctatatatttttcaccaaATATGTCTTATTCTTCATCATATAGAggcttttttaataaaactatgcCTAGATTTGCTCCACGAACTTTTAGAGCTGATGATTTTAATGATCCTATACATTTAGAAAGAATATCTACaagaaatacatttaatgTGCAAGATCTTGGAGCATTTGCCAGTGGTAGTCTTGGTGAAGATTATACAACAGattattatcgtataaatGAATGGTAAACAAAAtctagattattaaaattatgattagataagaaaaagttttataatttacaaattattatatattatcaattctattaatttttaggtATAAGAAATGGTTACCAGATAATGTTGATAAAAGACATGATACTAAAATCACTTATCAAGTTGAAATTAGATATGCTAATAATACTAATGAAACATTTACATTTCATGGACCACCcggtattataataaaaataatcaatttaaataatataaaattttatgttattaaaactctttttttattttttacaggtGCAGATGAACATCCTGGTCCTATAAAATGGACCAGGCCTTATTATGATTGTGGGAGATCAAATCGATGGCTTGTGGCAGCAGTTGTGCCAATAGCAGATATATATCCAAGACATACAGGATTTAGACATATTGAATATCcaacgtatatattatattattattattatatattacaacttatatattgaattttttcttgtttgaattttttattcaattacataTCTTTATTTCAGTTATACTGCCATATCAGTTATTGAAATGGATTTTGAAAGAATAGATATTAATCAATGCccaaaaggaaaaggaaatagTGGTCCCAATAGATTTGTAAATACTGCTAGATGTAAAACTGAAACTACTGaggtattaaatataaaaaaattattatatatttaatattttttaagaaaattctttttttaaattttaaattaattacaatttaatttagtgTGAGCCATTACATGGCTGGGGTTTTAGAAGAGGTGGATATCAATGTAGATGTAAACCAGGCTTCAGATTACCAAATGTAGTACGGCGTCCATACCTAGGTGAAATTATAGAAAGAGCAACTCAAGAGCAATATTATAATGGATTTGATTGCTCTCGAATAGGatgtaagtatttatatatttattttttataattattattactgtcattattgatattatttattatattatattatattattttattttttcatttcttatataGGGATACATAAAATGCCTGTTGAATGGGAAAAGGCAAAACCTCATatcagagaaaaatatttagagcAATTTTATCactacaaaaattattctattggACCAGAAGcaataaaatctgaaaaaactaatatagatcaaattcttaaattcattttaagcaTCAATTCAAAAACTTGCAATAGGTGTGtgtcataaaatattcattttttaatatttttcattttttttatgcaattttttatgcaagaaagtaaaatattgaaaaaaattcattaatatttaatattatagttataagCAAGAAGATTTAACATTACGCGGAGATATAAGTTTCGGTgctaaagaattttttgaaaacgaaGCGAAAATGGCAACTAGATTGGCAAATTTTATTAGTGCATTTCTACAAATTTCTGATCCTCTTGAGGTTTATTCAGGTAAAAGAGTAGCTGATAGACCACTTACCGAAGATCAAATGATTGGAGAGACTTTAGCTTTAGTACTTGGAGACACCAAAATATATTCTGCTGAATTACTTTgggatcgaaataaatttacaaatagaaCATTTTTTGCTCCTTATGCCTATAAAACTcaattaaatactaaatttaAGGTTGAAGATTTAGCCAGACATAATGATTCAggtagtatttattattaaataatatatattataataataaattattataacatgtttgtaatattatcttaattataattatttatttttattttatagataatatttatacaaaaaagaattattttcaattattgaaacaaaGATGGGCAAcaaattttgatgaattagaaaaatattatatgaaaataaaaataagattcaatGAAACCGgtgaatatcttaaaaaatatgaacattATCCTAATTCTTATaggtaagaattatttaaaaaaaatgaaaaagtagaaagaaaaattatatagttcaattagaaaaattttaatatttctaatataaaaaaaattgattttgaaaatagaatttattttaatgtggGAATATTCATTTGTATAGAGCAGCAAACCTGAATCATGGCCATTGGACAACTCCTTACTTTGATTGCAACGGTAAAGTGAAGAAATGGGTAATTACCTATGCATCCCCGTTTTTTGGCTTGGACAGCTTGAAAGAAAAACTGGAATTCAAGTAAGTATTCCTATCCACATGGACAACTGAATAAGGTATAGCATATGCATGAGAAATCGAATGTGAGGTTGTTCATAAGGATAGAAAACCTGttttaattctaaagaaaaaaaaatagaaaaggaaagatcacattttatattaaaatccttattgagatatattatgaggtataatatattatagaggTATTGTAGCTGTTACCATGGATCTACTTCAACTCGATATTAATCAATGCGACGATGTGTTTTACGCTCCAAATGCATTTAAGGGTACACATAAGTGTGATCAAAAAACTTCATATGTAAGACattaaattctattgaattaattaatattattgctataattttaataatatataatataataaaataataattatttctataattttaatatattaatataattataataatatattaattataatatatgtgtatatatatatatatatagtgtgtGCCTATTCTTGGAAGAGGTTTCGAGACAGGCGGATATAAGTGTGAGTGTAAACAAGGTTTTGAATATCCATTTGAAGacttaattacatattatgatGGTCAATTAGTAGAAgctgaatttaataatttaattaacgatcaAAAAACtaggtaattaattttataaattaatataacaataattttaaaatatataataattttatcatattataattaataatttaatataaatgcttATTTTTACAGATATGATATGTTTAAATGTCGATTAGCTATTGCTTCATCAATTCAAGTCAATTggatattattacttatatcgacaatattttgttattttatagtaCGCAAATAactcataataatattgtaataatgcgAATTTTACTCTATATGCATTTATATAGATtccatatatattcattaagttTTATGAATACAATCCGtccattattaatatgatcatttaacaaataaatataaaaatattatatttttaaaatattttactatttgtttgttattatagttattattaatttatagaataatatttgtaataaaatgagattttgtaaaattattttcaaataattttattaaataaatatatgaatattatacatgaataaataagaaattatttttaaaaattatttaattttaaacaatatatttttgatgttacatgttttaattacattaaaaaaagtatttattatattttaatatgcacggtttataatacatttaagaaTAAGTTGAGAAAattgtgtatattattataactcattttaatttttattattttatattttattttataataatacattgtaaaaattacaatatcttattttttttatttgttattttatcttatttttcataaataatacaaattaaaataatgaatgaatatcATGATTCAATACATGATTAATTctgtaattacatataataaatatttgatattaatattttatatgtttgttaataaataatttacaattgcaattgtaatttatatttattattgataagttataaacatttttatttttgatatttaattttcaaataataaattaattttaaaaatatttactattattatatattattattctctgtATTTTGtagttatgtaaaattaataaaaatgatgaagaaaaaatgaaaattatattaaatgaataataaatggaacaaataattacaaacaCTAGTATTTTTGCAAGTATCTATTTTACCAATCATTACTTatctttatttacataatgatatttaataaatctaaaaccTTGAGTCATTTGTGCTCCTTCATTCACAAAATGACAGGCAAAAAGAAGCAAATTGCGTGGTTCAACTCTTAGAGCAAAACGCATGAACATTGctgaatataaacataaagctgaaaaaaattaatatatcttataaattttaatttatctttatagtTGAAAAGTTCAGAAATCCATAGCATAtgtatattaagaattaaaataaaagatttgttaatattcattaagataattttatatttaataatttttattaaatataactatatttttaaataacgaattaatattctgaatttatctaaatgtaataaaaaaatatatacataaaaatgtatattattttattctttttgctgaatttttatcattacgcGATACATatgatataagtataaaaaaaattttaagatttataatttaaaatataacagaatctttatatatatcgtaattttacttatttttatatacatgtataaaattttaatgattattcaatttataccagaaaagaagaaagtagaTAAACTAACCAAACGTCATTTTTCCACTAATATATTTCGGATCTCTTTGTATATCAGCGATTGCTGCGATTGGAATACCCCAATTAGCTATAGGTCCCCAAAAATGTGTACtgaaacaaaagaaacaataatgaaatttattctaattaaataatatactaaatCGAATACTAAGTAACAGAatttacacgtatatatactcTAACTATATTAAATTCCACATTGCTTACCTCATTAAATAATCTCGAGTTTCTTTACTCgatagcaatttttttacacgattcatattgtaataattcgttctttttccttttttttcactttcttctaataattaaatttactcttAATGGACTCGAATCACATACATAAACTCGAATGaaacaatttcgaaagaataagAGACATCAATCTAGTTATATAAACGATTAACATAatgaattcatatattaactgaaaattatttcataagagTTTTAGATCTGACCATGTAATCACGATGTcaaggaaaataaaagttaatttttctatctttatgcaaattttgttcagtttactttaattatataatgaataaaggaaattaattttataattaatttacattaaatttttcaattatcgaaattatttaattattatatattttaattattatattataattaatcatttaaattatttcttatataataatataataaataaataaaatataaacaatatgattattattcaatttttaatttcataatattataactattttagaataaaactataaagtaggaatttttttaggatatgagaaataaattaagtaaCAATTAAgcattaaactatttttaatttagaataattattcaaaaaatatatacaaagtttatatataatatattatactagtttataaaattaactttcttcttttctaactttttttcgtataattacAAAGCAAAAGAAGATGTTACAAAATGTACAACTATAATTCAGAATCGCTTTCttataatatgcaaattaacagatctatatattttattgtaattgcaatgtaatttatgatatatatcaataatacaaaattttgcatttttcaatTACGCTATAATTTGTTAGCTGAGCTGTTCTTAATTTAGCATGTATGAAACCAATGAGTTTTATTTTAGCTACAAAGATAGCATACagaagtaaattattatatacatatatattttataatataagaatatttttgtcaatatatataataagaggTACTTGTCGCTCGTTAAATGTTTAACACGTCACGTGttcataaaatacaaatactttttcttttcatatacatatttctattggcgttaaaaaaaaaaaatgttattataatgacactttttaattataatctgtattaaataatgtatgttgatgtataaacaattataataacaaatttcattttaaattgcaatatttacttatattataaaaaccatttttacttttttttctttgttgttaattattcaacatgttaaaggaattatttaaaaaaatatcaattgtcttatatcaataataaaaatatcatttcactttatctattttatgatGCAATATGTATCATGAATGATACATATTCAGATAAACgtgtagaaatttattttaataatcgagcAACGGATACATACGTAatgaacgatatttttttcccatattcatatttcacattcgcatatttcatattcttaaTTGATCATTtgtagtttaaaataaaaaaacattaatactcgttgaatgtttatattaaaaacgtATGGACTGAAGTGTATGTTAGCATGTCACTCCTTCACATGCATTTATAAACTAAAGATATAAAcatgcaaaaatatgtatacataaagtaaaattagcAATCGTAGACTGGGAATTGGGGTTACTTTCATGATAATAAGAGTAAATCCCTTTGGTATTCATTATTTGTCAAATGTGATGTAACACaatattcgattcttttcaCCCAGCAATGACATCATATATTCCATAAGTTTTttgtacaattaaaataaatatgaatagtttttatatctcAATGATTGCAAgttgcaaaatattaatttatatgcatcataaaataatgcatgtataaaattagaattttcctttttttttcatttattacaaatcaatatatttataattttaataaatgatagagagagagagagagagagagagagagagagagagagagagagagagagagagagagagagagagagagagagagagagagagagagaaattattttttagaatatatagaataatttttagaaatataagaatgcataataagaaaatattagaatgcatagaatattcgaaattatttttaaaaaataaaaaatattaaaaatatttattcccttttaatttatgattaattcatcttattcattttttttgcattacgTACGATTCTTCTATACAATTCTCAAAATGAATAACAGTAtgaaatacgtatataaatatttatctcctGTTGCTGTTAATATAGGatttatcatatacatattatcatatttatttatcatatgttttatcatattaattttttcgtctTACATGAAACTTATTTTTCCTTTGGTACATACAGCATAcattaagtattataatttaaaaataattatttcatctaatttcagaatttgaaataaaacatcTAATacgaaatagataaaaaacaaaattatttatggatttagaaaagttttaaattaatctttttagattaatctagattaataaatttttttagattatcattgatattgctatttttttatttatcaacttaatatttctatatttattaatttttatttatttatttcaatttcgattaattacaaaaggaaaaagaaagtttctgttttctatatcaatatattattaacaggTTAATACATgcaaaaaaagttatttttactttactttgtatacaatacatataatCAAACAATAATGCAGTATTTCTTTGTcaatagttaaatattttaattaatcattataacaattattttaaaatattattttgaatttaattaattaactgatttgttgtgtatttttatgaataacttattattgaaactaaattatattatcaaatttgtaaattgttacatttttaattatttcacaaaatatatacgaaatggtaataaatcaataaaaatttcttaagcttaaaattattcaaagaacACAAAAAATGACTGAgtagggaaaaaaagagaaaaaaagaagagaaaaagaaagatatgtTTGACCAATAACAGCCGCATAATATATGCAATGAACACATTACATTcactcaaaaatttatatagttatttataacagttaatattaattatttatatttgttattattaattgttcaatgtaaaaaaaaaagaagttaaataAGACAAATAGGTTCAAAATCgcattattctaattatctgCAATATCACAGTACTTGCTGAAACATACAAATACACGTTTCCGATAGGTACAAGAGCCAATACCAAAATGGCAagcacaatatttttctttcaataaacataatatatattatctagcCATCGatcgctttctttcttttttcttaatttgtaaTCATCACAAAAATTCGTagttattattcaaaacatgatatatcttatcaaaaattaattccatatcttttttaaaaatttttttgtattttttttgttttttataatattttataaagaatttaataattccttcatattcttaaaatttttcacattatattataataaaaaaaaaatttataaaaattatattgcaagaaaatgtgataaatgcccataaatttaaattttataattataaataatttcatcttcgAACTAATTTCGTAGTTCTAATAGTTTTCAATTAGGAAAACTTGCCTTTCCAAAAAAGAGCGATTAACTCAACGATGTtgcgaaaaaaacaaaagagaaagaaaaagaaatataaaagaacagaaaagagaaaacaaattagaaaaaaaacgagtATGATATGTTATCGAAATTAAGGAACAAACGCGAGGGTTTTTGTTTTACGACTaatcattattcttttctttttcttgtgtAAACAACGTAATGTATGCTACGTACATACACGGATTTATATgtacgcgcgcgcgcataTGTGTTCATCCAATCTTCCTATATGCACACGCATAAGCGTGTGCGCGCACGCGTACATGATAacgatttaagaaaaatttttataattcatattatcctAACTATTTGTCGATCCAGAAGAAATTCTTTcggataatatttacaaatataatttttttgtaataaaacatACGAAAGATTCCATTATCATCGACTTAGcgaatacaaaaaattctaaagCTATTGTCATACATAAACTGGACCTTGATTGTCATTATCGTCCAAACTTATTCGACTAGGATATGCAGGACCTCCACCATCGTCAAAGAAACGTCTAAAGGTAAATTCAAAGAAACCATGAAATGGTTTACcattatctaataattcatCAGATTTGTTAGAATCAGACGATTCtgaatttcgtaatttatcaGGATCCACGGGATCAAAATTACTTGTATCCGTAGGATATTGTATCCGAGGTATGTGAGGAGCTACTTGCCGTCGTAGTCCCTTTTCAAAATCGATGTTCGCAAAAAATGGATGATTCTTTACTTCATCTGCGTTCTTACCTAACCGACGATCTGCACCAACacataactttaatattaaatccatACCTTCCGCGGAAAGATTTGCTTGCTTCGGGATATGCAAAGTTGTTTCCCAATTGATTACCtgcgatataatatatttcaatatcgtttacaaattacaattatgtttcataataaaataataaattaataagtataaaacTTACTTTATATTGGGTTTCAGCTGGAGTATTAGCAAGAAATGGTGGAGAACCAACTaacatttcatataaaatcacACCAACACTCCACCAATCACACAATTGAGTGTATCCTGTCCTTTGTAGTACCTCTGGTGCAATATAATTTGGTGTTCCAACCAAGGAATGAGCTAAGCATCTTTGATGTTCTCTATGTCTTCTACGTTCCAATGGTTTCAATTGGATACAACGACATTCATTATTCCAATCGTCAGCAGGATCCATTGAATCTTGTTTTCCATGTCCTGTTTTAATAACAACATCGGTATAAttgcgcatatatatatatatatataaatacatatatagaacTTGAGAATAAATCAATCATGGACACATACCATTTTgttgataatatttagaattatgagTCCAACGAAATCCTGTACATAGACCAAAATCTGTTAATTTTATGTGTCCATCtcgatcaattaaaatattatctggtTTAATGTCTCTATGAATAAAACCCATTTTATGAACACTTTCTACAGCGCACGTTAATTCAGCAATATAAAATCTTGCTAGAGGTTCCTTAAAAATGCCAAATTTGATCAACAATGACATCAAGTCTCCACCTGGTATATAAtccattacaaaatataaattgtcctTATCTTGAAAGGAATAATAGAGTTTTACAACCCATTCATTATCAGCTTCTGCTAATATATCTCTTTCAGCTTTAACATGAGCAACTTGATTACGATTTAACACATCTGCTTTCCTTAAAGTTTTCATAGCATAAAATTGATTGGTATCAAGTTTTCTAACAAGCGTTACTTCTCCAAAAGCGCCAACTCCAATTGGTTTGATTTTCGTGAACATTGATTTATCCATTTTTGCTCGTTTCAACCGTATATAATTCGATTCCTTTTGTGATAACATTTTTCTCATTTGACATTGAGCTTCCGCGCTAAGACCTATCTTAGCCATTTCTGTTTCTAGTTGAAGCCGACGATACAATCGTTGTTT
The DNA window shown above is from Apis cerana isolate GH-2021 linkage group LG4, AcerK_1.0, whole genome shotgun sequence and carries:
- the LOC108000895 gene encoding uncharacterized protein LOC108000895 yields the protein MEFINFKIYTIVIISLYCLGVVGQYEWQARDAFDEIRLKMDKINEENCPIQHIGDLYLPEDTVSHLPDIKDININPVFPNRTALLHLHNMALSRSFFWSYILQSRFIRPAINDTYDPGMMYYFLSTVADVSANSHINASAIYFSPNMSYSSSYRGFFNKTMPRFAPRTFRADDFNDPIHLERISTRNTFNVQDLGAFASGSLGEDYTTDYYRINEWYKKWLPDNVDKRHDTKITYQVEIRYANNTNETFTFHGPPGADEHPGPIKWTRPYYDCGRSNRWLVAAVVPIADIYPRHTGFRHIEYPTYTAISVIEMDFERIDINQCPKGKGNSGPNRFVNTARCKTETTECEPLHGWGFRRGGYQCRCKPGFRLPNVVRRPYLGEIIERATQEQYYNGFDCSRIGWIHKMPVEWEKAKPHIREKYLEQFYHYKNYSIGPEAIKSEKTNIDQILKFILSINSKTCNSYKQEDLTLRGDISFGAKEFFENEAKMATRLANFISAFLQISDPLEVYSGKRVADRPLTEDQMIGETLALVLGDTKIYSAELLWDRNKFTNRTFFAPYAYKTQLNTKFKVEDLARHNDSDNIYTKKNYFQLLKQRWATNFDELEKYYMKIKIRFNETGEYLKKYEHYPNSYRAANLNHGHWTTPYFDCNGKVKKWVITYASPFFGLDSLKEKLEFKGIVAVTMDLLQLDINQCDDVFYAPNAFKGTHKCDQKTSYCVPILGRGFETGGYKCECKQGFEYPFEDLITYYDGQLVEAEFNNLINDQKTRYDMFKCRLAIASSIQVNWILLLISTIFCYFIVRK
- the LOC108000819 gene encoding mitochondrial pyruvate carrier 1 gives rise to the protein MNRVKKLLSSKETRDYLMSTHFWGPIANWGIPIAAIADIQRDPKYISGKMTFALCLYSAMFMRFALRVEPRNLLLFACHFVNEGAQMTQGFRFIKYHYVNKDK